In one window of Myxococcus virescens DNA:
- a CDS encoding ABC transporter substrate-binding protein/permease, with protein MLALLALLSACGAEQDSGLARVRRTGELRWGADAQGGEPYATEDPDAPGGMRGFEVELAEALARELGVRARFVQNDWSSLVPSLERGSFDVALNGLEVTPSRSGRILFTRPYYVFHLRLLARRDDAAVTGLDALKGQRVGTLANSLAWDLLQRSGVEAVPYEGVEEPYIDLEQGRVRAVLMDDIIAQRYGQPRPGLRGVGDVGKGYYAIAVRPGEEDLREALDTALGNIARSGELRAIFQRWGIDNAEQQRMVDWTDAQTREVLAPTQTARMGWGQLVLFLQAAGVTLLVSVGAMVLAIPLGVGLALTRLYGPGWAARLSTAYVELFRGTPVLLQLYVLYYGLAGVLRLDPISAAILGLGLNYAAYESEVYRAGVLAVPRGQLEAAMALGMPLRLALRRVILPQAFRVALPGVANDFIALLKDSSLVSVISVVELTKRMTITAVDVRSWLIPGALCALMYLAMSYPLSRLARHLEARLERG; from the coding sequence GTGCTGGCGCTGCTGGCGCTGCTGAGCGCGTGTGGCGCGGAACAGGACTCGGGACTGGCGCGGGTGCGCCGCACGGGGGAGCTGCGTTGGGGTGCGGATGCCCAGGGTGGAGAGCCCTACGCCACGGAGGACCCGGACGCACCGGGGGGCATGAGAGGCTTCGAGGTGGAATTGGCGGAGGCCCTGGCGCGTGAGCTGGGGGTTCGGGCCCGGTTCGTCCAGAACGACTGGTCCAGCCTGGTCCCCTCGTTGGAGCGCGGCTCGTTCGACGTGGCGCTCAACGGCCTCGAAGTCACGCCGTCGCGCTCCGGGCGCATCCTCTTCACGCGGCCCTACTACGTCTTCCACCTGCGCTTGCTGGCGCGGCGGGACGATGCGGCCGTCACCGGGCTGGATGCGCTGAAGGGCCAGCGGGTGGGGACGCTGGCCAACTCCCTGGCGTGGGACCTGCTCCAGCGCAGCGGCGTGGAGGCGGTTCCCTACGAAGGCGTGGAGGAGCCCTACATCGACCTGGAGCAGGGGCGGGTGCGCGCCGTGTTGATGGACGACATCATCGCGCAGCGCTACGGGCAGCCACGTCCAGGGCTCCGGGGGGTGGGCGACGTGGGGAAAGGCTACTACGCCATCGCCGTGCGGCCCGGTGAGGAGGACCTGCGGGAGGCGCTGGACACGGCGCTGGGGAACATCGCTCGCTCGGGCGAGCTGCGCGCCATCTTCCAGCGCTGGGGCATCGACAACGCCGAGCAGCAGCGCATGGTCGACTGGACGGATGCGCAGACCCGCGAGGTGCTGGCGCCCACGCAGACGGCGCGCATGGGCTGGGGACAGCTGGTGCTGTTCCTCCAGGCCGCGGGCGTGACGCTGCTGGTGTCCGTGGGCGCCATGGTGCTGGCCATCCCCCTGGGCGTGGGGCTGGCGCTGACGCGGCTGTACGGGCCTGGCTGGGCGGCCCGGCTGTCCACGGCCTATGTGGAATTGTTTCGCGGCACGCCGGTGCTGCTTCAGCTCTACGTCCTCTACTACGGGCTGGCCGGAGTGCTCCGGTTGGACCCCATCAGCGCGGCCATCCTCGGGCTGGGCCTGAACTACGCGGCCTACGAGTCGGAGGTCTACCGGGCGGGCGTGTTGGCCGTGCCACGAGGGCAGCTGGAGGCGGCGATGGCACTGGGCATGCCCCTGCGGCTGGCGCTGCGGCGGGTCATCCTCCCCCAGGCCTTCCGCGTAGCGCTGCCTGGGGTGGCGAACGACTTCATCGCGCTGCTCAAGGACAGCTCCTTGGTATCCGTCATCTCCGTGGTGGAGCTCACGAAGCGGATGACGATTACCGCGGTGGATGTTCGAAGCTGGCTGATACCTGGCGCGTTGTGCGCATTGATGTACCTGGCAATGAGCTATCCCTTGTCCCGGCTGGCGAGGCACCTGGAAGCGAGGCTGGAGCGCGGATGA
- a CDS encoding AAA family ATPase — protein MRRGPEAGRAGEAAEPGDGGSQAPASTRELHVEYDDAPPPEAAPPRRVGAVPRWRNTFQAPEPPREEDVALRRTENAVRVEPPQAPEPTEAKADVARAPNPLLLVSRMARGREGGEDVPSRDVSAPEDVSPAEREAMRAAVATGKRRELWAPPAYLPEDLREALLSERSQYRAQLLQDVREVSLQGPGVLSLIPRPAADPDWSGGSVLGFLGEECVFGGDVVHLDFESGRVFAAPSHGDDVDRRALSADRWCYRPYDFAEALCAAASAYEERQDALAESLRRACGEAPPATLTPQDEALIPADRLWRQPWGCIWGPPGTGKTTAVADLIARALRAFPGERILAVAPTNRAADELVLRVSALLEREPIPLRPLARSIFRGGTGASEALVKLPTVMLEDTKGGKLRASIEERERELILQRVRGGPAHELAKLQAELRGLRGKVKDPTLKEVEKGDCPLVVVTVHRALRLVSELEGKRHFARLVVDEAGMVTRVATALMGPLAERVTLAGDPKQIGPVSRAAEGAGKGTQKWLRGSGLSHLEDAVKDAARADVLLLRTQHRMHPDIAKVVSHFCYGGALEDGDVVKQRAERPAPVAAFPSVRAGWVVLDGLTRDSKRLTHGRGETGSGYQRELSANLAVSLAREAVRSGLSVLCVTPYRAQAALLRRLGNAAGLRGDVFSASTIHRQQGTQYDVVLVDTVAGGRPFPPHTLVPMLNVAASRAKDYLLVLASRDEARAATIPQRFLSLLPRLRVHPGEPLRLEPLPMPQRAPPPPPPPVPVDLGAEISGARPGKPLFTHEQVSLFERRFDDGHHLVRGVAGSGKTYVLAHWVARYLLEHSEAQVLVSFFNRALAPLVDKLLVEALAQRAGRLRVRELRARVTVLHVGALRRHAPASFDGVFVDEAQDMDAKALAMLHTLVRPDTLPDGREVRCFQLFMDDSQNVYGQVPIDALKEQLPEGLSFRGRTRVLKETFRATRDILDVAFNVVLDPLRQHAAAEPGMREYMKVGELAREGLVWLPEETLEGLFRVQSTERGGVLPQVRGFASSASEARQVAREVARLIREEGVHPSDILVVAPVMPSQYTEALKRAGVPAEAYGGKGGRNVTDFRVSGVDHVRATTVFSCKGHECPIVFFAGLDALDTAEQWMAGARERSARENERIRRAMFYVGATRAMKRQYLTGVKGARFLRVAATYVETLSGLVPAAPSLEGASGADAR, from the coding sequence ATGAGGCGGGGGCCGGAGGCGGGACGTGCGGGCGAGGCGGCCGAGCCCGGAGACGGGGGCTCGCAGGCACCTGCGTCCACGCGCGAGCTGCATGTCGAATACGACGATGCGCCGCCGCCCGAAGCCGCTCCGCCCCGGCGGGTGGGGGCAGTGCCGCGCTGGCGCAACACGTTCCAGGCACCCGAGCCTCCACGTGAGGAGGACGTGGCGCTGCGGCGCACCGAGAACGCGGTGCGGGTGGAGCCGCCCCAGGCCCCTGAGCCCACCGAGGCGAAGGCGGACGTGGCCCGGGCGCCGAATCCGTTGCTGCTCGTCTCGCGGATGGCGCGGGGACGGGAAGGCGGAGAGGACGTTCCGTCGCGCGATGTCTCCGCGCCCGAGGACGTCAGCCCTGCCGAGCGCGAGGCGATGCGCGCCGCGGTGGCCACCGGGAAGCGCCGCGAGCTCTGGGCTCCGCCGGCGTATCTGCCGGAGGACCTGCGGGAGGCGCTGTTGTCCGAGCGCAGCCAGTACCGCGCGCAGCTGCTGCAGGACGTGCGCGAGGTCAGCCTCCAGGGACCAGGGGTGCTGTCGCTCATCCCGCGTCCGGCGGCGGATCCGGACTGGTCGGGAGGTTCGGTGCTCGGCTTCCTGGGGGAGGAGTGCGTCTTCGGCGGAGACGTCGTCCACCTGGACTTCGAATCGGGGCGGGTGTTCGCCGCACCCAGCCACGGTGATGACGTGGACCGCCGCGCGCTGTCCGCGGACCGCTGGTGCTATCGGCCCTACGATTTCGCCGAGGCCCTGTGCGCGGCGGCCTCCGCGTACGAAGAGCGGCAGGACGCCCTCGCCGAGTCCCTGCGCCGCGCCTGTGGGGAGGCGCCTCCGGCCACGCTGACGCCTCAGGACGAGGCCCTGATTCCGGCCGACCGGCTGTGGCGCCAGCCCTGGGGCTGCATCTGGGGACCTCCCGGTACGGGCAAGACGACGGCGGTGGCGGACCTCATCGCGCGGGCGCTGCGCGCCTTCCCGGGCGAGCGCATCCTCGCGGTGGCGCCCACCAACCGCGCCGCGGACGAGCTGGTCCTCCGCGTCAGCGCGCTGCTGGAGCGCGAGCCCATTCCGCTGCGGCCCCTGGCGCGCAGCATCTTCCGTGGTGGCACCGGCGCGAGCGAGGCGCTGGTGAAGCTGCCCACCGTCATGCTGGAGGACACCAAGGGCGGCAAGCTGCGCGCAAGCATCGAGGAGCGGGAGCGGGAGCTCATCCTCCAGCGGGTGCGAGGCGGCCCCGCCCATGAGCTGGCCAAGCTCCAGGCGGAGCTGCGCGGACTGCGCGGCAAGGTGAAGGACCCCACGCTCAAGGAAGTGGAGAAGGGGGACTGCCCGCTGGTGGTGGTCACCGTACACCGCGCGTTGCGCCTGGTGTCGGAGCTGGAGGGAAAGCGGCACTTCGCGCGGCTGGTGGTGGACGAGGCCGGCATGGTGACTCGCGTGGCCACCGCGTTGATGGGGCCGCTGGCGGAGCGGGTGACGCTGGCGGGAGACCCGAAGCAGATTGGCCCCGTGAGCCGCGCCGCGGAGGGCGCGGGCAAGGGCACGCAGAAGTGGCTTCGCGGCAGCGGGCTGTCGCACCTGGAAGACGCGGTGAAGGACGCGGCGCGCGCGGATGTGTTGTTGCTGCGCACCCAGCACCGCATGCACCCGGACATCGCGAAGGTGGTGAGCCACTTCTGCTACGGCGGCGCGCTGGAGGATGGCGACGTCGTCAAGCAGCGCGCGGAGCGGCCCGCTCCGGTGGCCGCGTTCCCCTCGGTGCGCGCGGGCTGGGTGGTGCTGGACGGCCTCACGCGAGATTCAAAGCGCCTCACGCACGGCCGCGGGGAGACGGGCTCCGGCTACCAGCGCGAGCTGTCCGCCAACCTCGCCGTGTCCCTGGCGCGCGAGGCGGTGCGCTCTGGCCTCAGCGTCTTGTGTGTCACGCCCTACCGCGCGCAGGCCGCGCTGCTGCGCCGGCTGGGCAATGCCGCGGGCCTGCGCGGGGACGTCTTCAGTGCGTCCACCATCCATCGCCAGCAGGGCACCCAGTACGACGTGGTGCTGGTGGACACCGTCGCCGGAGGCAGGCCCTTTCCGCCTCACACACTGGTGCCCATGCTCAACGTGGCCGCCAGCCGCGCGAAGGATTACCTGCTGGTGCTGGCCTCCCGCGACGAGGCGCGCGCCGCCACCATTCCCCAGCGCTTCCTGTCACTGCTGCCGCGTCTTCGTGTGCACCCTGGTGAGCCGCTGCGCCTGGAGCCGCTGCCCATGCCGCAGCGCGCGCCGCCGCCGCCACCCCCGCCGGTGCCGGTGGACCTGGGCGCGGAAATCTCGGGCGCGCGGCCCGGCAAGCCCCTCTTCACGCACGAGCAGGTGTCCCTCTTCGAGCGCCGCTTCGACGACGGGCACCACCTGGTGCGCGGCGTGGCGGGCAGCGGCAAGACGTACGTGCTGGCGCACTGGGTGGCGCGCTACCTGCTGGAGCACTCCGAGGCGCAGGTGCTGGTGTCCTTCTTCAACCGTGCGCTGGCCCCGCTGGTGGACAAGTTGTTGGTGGAGGCGCTGGCCCAGCGCGCGGGCCGCCTGCGGGTTCGTGAGCTGCGCGCGCGGGTGACGGTGCTGCACGTGGGGGCGCTGCGCCGCCATGCCCCCGCCTCCTTCGATGGCGTCTTCGTCGACGAGGCCCAGGACATGGACGCCAAGGCGCTGGCCATGCTCCACACGTTGGTGCGTCCGGACACGCTGCCGGACGGGCGCGAGGTGCGCTGCTTCCAGCTCTTCATGGACGACTCGCAGAACGTCTACGGCCAGGTGCCCATCGACGCGCTCAAGGAGCAGCTGCCCGAGGGGCTGTCGTTCCGTGGCCGCACCCGCGTTCTCAAGGAGACGTTCCGCGCTACCCGGGACATCCTTGATGTGGCCTTCAACGTGGTGCTGGACCCGCTGCGCCAGCACGCCGCGGCCGAGCCCGGCATGCGCGAATACATGAAGGTGGGCGAGCTGGCGCGCGAGGGGCTCGTCTGGCTTCCGGAGGAGACGTTGGAGGGCCTCTTCCGCGTGCAGTCCACCGAGCGCGGCGGCGTGCTGCCCCAGGTGCGCGGCTTCGCTTCCAGCGCCAGCGAGGCGCGGCAGGTGGCTCGCGAGGTGGCCCGCCTCATCCGCGAGGAGGGCGTCCACCCCAGTGACATCCTCGTGGTGGCCCCCGTCATGCCCTCCCAGTACACGGAGGCGCTCAAGCGCGCGGGCGTGCCCGCGGAGGCCTACGGAGGCAAGGGCGGGCGCAACGTGACGGACTTCCGCGTCAGCGGCGTGGACCACGTGCGCGCCACCACGGTGTTCTCCTGCAAGGGGCACGAATGCCCCATCGTCTTCTTCGCGGGCCTGGATGCGCTGGACACCGCGGAGCAGTGGATGGCCGGTGCCCGCGAGCGCTCGGCCCGAGAGAACGAGCGCATCCGCCGCGCCATGTTCTACGTGGGCGCGACGCGCGCGATGAAGCGGCAGTACCTCACCGGGGTGAAGGGCGCGCGCTTCCTTCGCGTGGCCGCCACGTACGTGGAGACGCTGAGCGGGCTCGTGCCGGCGGCTCCATCCCTTGAGGGAGCCTCGGGGGCGGACGCGCGGTAG
- a CDS encoding response regulator, with protein sequence MDAFKVLVVDDEQPIARALQRLLKREGFEVQIAFNGNEALERLEGFSPDIVLTDFRMPGMTGSELLQRIKRSHPLALRLIISGYADFKSVVASVNEGEICRFISKPWDDAELVTYLKGLLRHRETMACLYAPFREAPDGVNAEVGMSAASMVLKVQVADPSFPADQAVALIERFAGLLADDRLKVVGGLLKRYGGRLSFMADVGGPQRLRLEVPMPTLETVNALRPGASDA encoded by the coding sequence ATGGATGCGTTCAAGGTTCTGGTGGTCGACGATGAGCAGCCCATCGCACGCGCGCTGCAGCGTCTGTTGAAGCGAGAGGGATTCGAGGTCCAGATTGCCTTCAACGGCAACGAGGCGCTGGAGCGGCTGGAAGGGTTCAGCCCGGACATCGTGCTGACGGATTTCCGGATGCCAGGAATGACGGGCAGCGAGCTGCTCCAGCGCATCAAACGCAGTCATCCGCTGGCCCTGCGCCTCATCATCTCCGGCTATGCGGACTTCAAGTCCGTGGTGGCCTCCGTGAACGAGGGCGAAATCTGCCGGTTCATCAGCAAGCCCTGGGACGACGCGGAGCTGGTGACGTACCTCAAGGGCCTGCTGCGGCACCGCGAGACGATGGCGTGCCTCTACGCCCCCTTCCGGGAGGCGCCGGACGGCGTGAACGCGGAGGTGGGCATGTCGGCCGCGTCCATGGTGCTCAAGGTGCAGGTGGCCGACCCGTCCTTCCCGGCGGACCAGGCCGTTGCGCTCATCGAGCGCTTCGCGGGCCTGCTGGCCGACGACCGCCTCAAGGTGGTGGGCGGATTGCTCAAGCGCTACGGCGGGCGCCTGTCCTTCATGGCGGACGTCGGTGGCCCCCAGCGACTCCGGCTGGAGGTGCCGATGCCCACCCTGGAAACCGTCAACGCCCTCCGCCCAGGCGCGAGCGACGCCTGA
- a CDS encoding EamA family transporter, translating to MPWWSRSLTRGEHHALPSIPHKTRLFLVRSSVATGLSWRASFRALPHGPASRVAPLDEFSLPLTLLLAFLILHEPLTWRMGVGVTLMAGGALLTLK from the coding sequence ATGCCGTGGTGGAGCCGATCCCTGACACGCGGGGAGCATCACGCCCTGCCCTCCATCCCCCACAAGACACGCCTCTTCCTGGTGCGCTCCAGCGTGGCCACGGGCCTGTCGTGGCGGGCCTCCTTCCGCGCGCTCCCGCACGGGCCCGCCTCCCGCGTGGCGCCCCTGGACGAGTTCAGCCTGCCGCTCACCCTCCTGCTGGCGTTCCTCATCCTCCACGAACCCCTCACCTGGCGGATGGGTGTGGGCGTGACGCTCATGGCTGGGGGTGCATTGCTGACGTTGAAATGA
- a CDS encoding amino acid ABC transporter ATP-binding protein, translating into MIEVEKLSKRYEGRPVLEGINAVFSPGEVTALVGPSGGGKSTLLRCLNGLESFDGGVVRVGPDTLAPGDVRAQGEKVRRIRRRVGFVFQQWHLFAHRTALGNVTEAPMHVKGMGRPEANERGRALLAKVGLSHREDAYPSELSGGEQQRVAIARALAMEPEVLLMDEPTSALDPERVGALIDLLEQLLSDGLTLVAVTHEMRFAYELASRVLVLHGGHIIEEGPPARVLANPHHERTRAFLGLGRVPALRTLGA; encoded by the coding sequence ATGATTGAAGTCGAGAAGCTGAGCAAGCGCTACGAGGGGCGGCCGGTGCTGGAGGGCATCAACGCCGTCTTCTCCCCGGGCGAGGTGACGGCGTTGGTGGGCCCCTCCGGTGGAGGCAAGAGCACGCTGCTGCGGTGCCTCAACGGACTGGAGTCCTTCGACGGGGGCGTGGTGCGCGTGGGGCCGGACACGCTGGCACCGGGCGATGTTCGCGCGCAGGGCGAGAAGGTGCGCCGCATCCGCCGCCGCGTCGGCTTCGTCTTCCAGCAGTGGCACCTGTTCGCGCATCGCACGGCGTTGGGCAATGTGACGGAGGCCCCCATGCACGTGAAGGGCATGGGCCGGCCAGAGGCCAACGAGCGGGGCCGGGCGTTGTTGGCGAAGGTCGGCTTGTCCCACCGCGAGGACGCGTACCCCTCCGAGCTCTCCGGCGGCGAACAGCAGCGGGTGGCCATTGCCCGGGCCCTGGCCATGGAGCCGGAGGTGCTGCTGATGGACGAGCCCACCAGCGCGTTGGATCCGGAGCGGGTGGGGGCGCTGATTGACCTGTTGGAGCAACTGCTCTCGGACGGCCTCACCCTGGTGGCGGTGACCCACGAGATGCGCTTCGCGTACGAGCTGGCCTCGCGCGTGTTGGTGCTGCACGGCGGGCACATCATCGAAGAGGGCCCGCCCGCCCGGGTGCTCGCCAATCCGCACCATGAGCGCACGCGCGCCTTCCTGGGCCTGGGCCGCGTCCCCGCGCTGCGCACCCTGGGGGCCTGA
- a CDS encoding YgiQ family radical SAM protein has translation MAHSTRYAHPFLPTTRADMQARGWEQCDIIIVTGDAYVDHPAFGPVLIARFLEGRGFKVGLLPQPDWHSAEPFKALGPPRLFFGVAAGNLDSMLNRLTAQKKNRSEDQYSPGGQTNCRPDRATIVYAQRCREAYPDVPIILGGIEASLRRIAHFDYWSEKVRRSILFDAKADLLVFGMGERPIMEVADRMRQGERIQDIRDVRGTAYTINDEEMRALEADPARRAADRKTVVLPSYEQVIEDKHAFAVMSRDFQMETNPGNARPLAQRHGNRAIYMNAPALPLEDGVGTAGAEGKSVAMDELYDLPFNRVPHPMYRERIPAYETVKHSIVLMRGCFGGCTFCSITEHEGRVIQSRSAESVLREVRALRRMGDFRGTITDLGGPTANMYKLKCKSEDIEKRCRKLSCVHPGVCENLQTDHGPLISLMQDVRKEDGVKHVFIASGVRYDLAERSPEYVKELAAHHVGGQLSVAPEHVSPRVLEKMKKPGIESFERFQQMFACASEEAGKEQYDIPYFISGHPGSTLEDMVELALWLKQNGKRPRQVQDFIPTPMAMATAMYFTGLDPLKMEPVYTAQGLREKRLQKALLLYWNPEQWPLAREALKLAGREDLIGRGPHALVPPESPGEAARRQRAERDTGAGASAPRHEATPRSGPNGTARPRARRPGGPRAR, from the coding sequence ATGGCCCATTCGACGCGCTACGCCCATCCCTTCCTGCCTACCACCCGTGCCGACATGCAGGCGCGCGGCTGGGAGCAGTGCGACATCATCATCGTGACGGGGGACGCGTACGTGGACCACCCGGCCTTCGGGCCGGTGCTCATCGCGCGCTTCCTGGAAGGTCGCGGCTTCAAGGTGGGCCTCCTCCCCCAGCCGGACTGGCACTCGGCCGAGCCCTTCAAGGCGCTGGGGCCGCCGCGCCTGTTCTTCGGCGTGGCCGCGGGCAACCTGGACTCGATGCTCAACCGGCTGACGGCCCAGAAGAAGAACCGCTCGGAGGACCAGTACAGCCCCGGCGGGCAGACGAATTGCCGGCCGGACCGGGCCACCATCGTCTACGCGCAGCGCTGCCGTGAGGCCTACCCCGACGTCCCCATCATCCTGGGTGGCATCGAGGCCAGCCTCCGCCGCATCGCCCACTTCGACTACTGGAGCGAGAAGGTGCGCCGCTCCATCCTCTTCGACGCCAAGGCGGACCTGCTCGTCTTCGGCATGGGCGAGCGCCCCATCATGGAAGTCGCGGACCGCATGCGCCAGGGTGAGCGCATCCAGGACATCCGCGACGTGCGCGGAACCGCGTACACCATCAACGACGAGGAGATGCGCGCCCTGGAGGCGGACCCGGCCCGGCGCGCCGCGGACCGCAAGACGGTGGTGCTGCCGTCCTACGAGCAGGTCATCGAGGACAAGCACGCCTTCGCGGTGATGAGCCGCGACTTCCAGATGGAGACCAACCCGGGCAACGCGCGTCCGCTGGCGCAGCGCCACGGCAACCGCGCCATCTACATGAACGCGCCCGCGCTCCCGCTGGAGGACGGCGTGGGCACCGCGGGCGCCGAAGGCAAGTCCGTGGCCATGGACGAGCTGTATGACCTGCCCTTCAACCGCGTACCGCACCCGATGTACCGGGAGCGCATCCCCGCCTACGAGACGGTGAAGCACTCCATCGTCCTCATGCGCGGGTGCTTCGGCGGCTGCACCTTCTGCTCCATCACCGAGCACGAGGGCCGCGTCATCCAGAGCCGCTCCGCGGAGAGCGTGCTGCGCGAGGTCCGCGCCCTGCGCCGCATGGGCGACTTCCGGGGCACCATCACCGACCTGGGTGGCCCCACCGCCAACATGTACAAGCTCAAGTGCAAGAGCGAGGACATCGAGAAGCGGTGCCGCAAGCTGTCCTGCGTCCACCCGGGCGTGTGTGAGAACCTCCAGACGGACCACGGGCCGCTCATCAGCCTCATGCAGGACGTGCGCAAGGAGGACGGCGTCAAGCACGTCTTCATCGCCAGCGGCGTGCGCTACGACCTGGCGGAGCGCTCGCCGGAGTACGTGAAGGAGCTGGCCGCGCACCACGTGGGTGGGCAGCTGTCGGTGGCGCCGGAGCACGTCTCCCCGCGCGTGCTGGAGAAGATGAAGAAGCCCGGCATCGAGAGCTTCGAGCGCTTCCAGCAGATGTTCGCGTGCGCCAGCGAAGAGGCCGGCAAGGAGCAGTACGACATCCCCTACTTCATCAGCGGCCACCCGGGCTCCACGCTGGAGGACATGGTGGAGCTGGCGCTGTGGCTGAAGCAGAACGGCAAGCGGCCCCGGCAGGTGCAGGACTTCATCCCCACCCCCATGGCCATGGCCACCGCCATGTACTTCACGGGCCTGGACCCGCTGAAGATGGAGCCCGTCTACACGGCCCAGGGCCTGCGCGAGAAGCGGCTCCAGAAGGCGCTGCTGCTCTACTGGAACCCGGAGCAGTGGCCGCTGGCGCGAGAGGCGCTGAAGCTGGCCGGCCGCGAGGACCTCATCGGCCGCGGGCCCCACGCGCTCGTCCCGCCGGAGTCGCCCGGGGAGGCCGCGCGCCGGCAGCGTGCCGAGCGCGACACCGGCGCGGGTGCCTCCGCGCCGCGTCATGAGGCCACGCCCCGGTCCGGACCGAATGGAACCGCGCGTCCCCGGGCGCGCCGTCCCGGTGGGCCTCGCGCCCGCTGA
- a CDS encoding alpha/beta fold hydrolase: MRREVQWMEWGQGRGPRVLLLPGLGARGSGFQALAHQLLPWARPILVEYPEGEAAACGAGALARQVLRAVGDVDAVVASSFGGMVAAHLAAAGAARGVAFLGAFTRTEHLGVRGLVIGMMGPIARWARPGAVAAGLAAWTPVSFSRVPEVVPTTALERSSTWHRALAIRGEAPPPELRRLPVSCVCIQGTRDVLVPPSTVERLAASLPPGTPRHLLRGAGHVPYFTHPEACAGLLRPWLAALDAPAVPEMESSAA, from the coding sequence ATGCGTCGAGAGGTCCAGTGGATGGAGTGGGGGCAGGGGCGGGGGCCTCGGGTGCTGCTGCTGCCCGGACTGGGCGCGCGTGGCTCCGGCTTCCAGGCGCTGGCCCACCAGTTATTGCCCTGGGCCCGTCCCATCCTGGTGGAGTACCCCGAAGGTGAGGCGGCCGCGTGCGGCGCGGGCGCCTTGGCGCGGCAGGTGCTGCGGGCCGTGGGAGATGTGGACGCGGTGGTGGCCAGCTCCTTCGGAGGCATGGTGGCCGCGCATCTGGCGGCGGCTGGCGCGGCGCGAGGCGTGGCCTTCCTGGGCGCCTTTACCCGCACCGAGCACCTGGGCGTGCGCGGGCTCGTCATTGGCATGATGGGCCCCATCGCCCGGTGGGCCCGGCCGGGTGCGGTGGCGGCGGGGCTCGCGGCCTGGACGCCGGTGTCTTTCTCCCGTGTGCCCGAAGTCGTGCCCACCACGGCGCTGGAGCGCAGCTCCACCTGGCATCGCGCCCTGGCCATCCGGGGCGAGGCGCCCCCACCGGAGCTGCGCAGGCTGCCCGTGTCCTGCGTCTGTATCCAGGGGACGCGGGACGTGCTGGTGCCGCCGTCCACGGTGGAGCGCCTGGCCGCGTCGCTGCCGCCGGGAACGCCACGGCACCTGCTGCGGGGCGCGGGGCATGTGCCCTACTTCACGCACCCGGAGGCGTGCGCGGGGCTCCTGCGGCCCTGGTTGGCGGCCCTGGACGCGCCGGCGGTGCCCGAAATGGAGAGCAGCGCCGCCTGA
- a CDS encoding DUF459 domain-containing protein: MRGTFGPTGGCTEGVGIATFRAPMQNRLTRLLVTLFVVSATPAPAASVQEPSPSTVAPTAVPAPAAAPEAPAPSPEVARKHKVLLLGDSLIATGFGEYLQAQLDAHPRIQSARRAKSSTGLARPDFFDWMDVGREEVERHQPDVVVVILGGNDGQSLQDTQGGKAIHWGHAEWEAAYRQRINDFLTVLSSPGRKIVWLELPATGLKRFEQKLRIIRALQREVISSRQDAVHLDTRPFFTDAKGRALSQARVDGFRKPMRLRMADGVHFTVAGGRYFANKVYPEVLGVLGLLQQG, encoded by the coding sequence GTGCGGGGCACGTTCGGACCGACAGGGGGATGTACGGAAGGCGTGGGGATCGCTACCTTTCGGGCGCCAATGCAGAACCGTCTCACGCGATTGCTCGTCACCCTCTTCGTTGTCTCCGCGACGCCCGCGCCCGCTGCTTCCGTGCAGGAGCCGTCGCCCTCCACCGTGGCGCCCACGGCCGTGCCTGCGCCCGCCGCGGCACCGGAGGCTCCCGCTCCGTCGCCCGAAGTGGCGCGCAAGCACAAGGTGCTGCTGCTGGGGGACAGCCTCATCGCCACCGGCTTCGGGGAGTACCTCCAGGCCCAGTTGGACGCGCACCCGCGCATCCAGTCGGCCCGCCGCGCCAAGTCCTCCACGGGCCTGGCCCGTCCGGACTTCTTCGACTGGATGGACGTGGGCCGCGAGGAGGTGGAGCGTCACCAGCCGGACGTCGTCGTCGTCATCCTCGGGGGCAACGACGGGCAGTCGCTCCAGGACACCCAGGGCGGCAAGGCCATCCACTGGGGACATGCGGAGTGGGAGGCCGCGTACCGTCAGCGCATCAATGACTTCCTGACCGTGCTCTCCTCGCCCGGCCGGAAGATTGTCTGGTTGGAGCTGCCGGCCACGGGGCTCAAGCGCTTCGAACAGAAGCTGCGCATCATCCGCGCCCTCCAGCGCGAGGTCATCTCCTCCCGACAGGATGCGGTGCACCTGGACACGCGCCCCTTCTTCACCGACGCGAAGGGGCGAGCGCTGAGTCAGGCCCGGGTGGATGGCTTCCGCAAGCCCATGCGCCTGCGCATGGCGGACGGCGTGCACTTCACCGTCGCGGGTGGCCGTTACTTCGCCAACAAGGTGTACCCCGAGGTGCTGGGCGTGCTGGGCCTGCTCCAGCAGGGCTAG